The DNA window ttaaattaaattattctttgacttaaattaaatttaagaatatttttcttagtattaatcttatttctaatttccaactccggtccgacctcgcgtatttatcctgaaatgataaaactaaacatctacctttaaataaatactcatgactttacaataaaaaaaaatgaattaaacgcttctcattttataaaattcatatctaatttaaataatggcaattatgcatggcttatacgtaatatgattttcgggttctacagaaTCAGTCATCTGTTCATGTATTTGCTTTGAAAGAGGATGAGGCCCAGGCAACTCCAGGTACTGTCATTACCGGTAACTGTACTCTATGTGGTTTTATAGCACGAGTGTTATTTGATACTGGAGCATCTCATTCCTTTGTTTCTCATGCATTCGTTGTTTCGCATTATCTTCGCACCACTAGTATGAATTCCAATCTATCTGTTGCTACCCTGGTAGGCAAAATAATTATCACTGATAATGCGGTGTTCAATGCGGTTTTGTTCCACGATGAAAATGTTATGTATCTTAATTTCATTTTCCTACCTTTGCATGactttgattgcattgttggtATGGATGTTTTGACTGCAAATCGTGCCACTGTTAATTGTTATCGAGGAATAGTTTGTTTCAGGCATAGTTTTGCTCCTAAATTGAATTTCTATGGTCGTGGTTCTCAAGCCAATATTCCTCTAGTTTCTGCCATTGAGATGAATCGATTGTTAGATTCTGGTCATGAAGGTTTTCTTGTTTATGATGTGGATCTATCGCAAGACGAACAGCGGATTTCTGATATTCCTGTAGTCTGTGAGTTTCCTGATGTGTTTCCtgaagagattcctggttttccaccAGAACGAGAAGTTGAGTTCAGTATCGAATTAATGCCAGGAACTGAACCCATATCTCGAGCACCGTATCGTTTAGCCCCTGTTgagctgaaagaactgaaagaacaattacaggatttGTTTAGCAAAGGtaatattcgtccgagttcttcaccgtggggtgctccgattctatttgtcaagaagaaagatggtacgatgcggatgtgtattgattatcgacaATTGAATAAGTCTACTGTCAAGAATAAATAACCACTCCCCAGGATTGAtaacttatttgatcagttgcaaggtacttcagtgtattctaagattgatcttcgttctgggtaccATCAAGTGAGAGTTAGACAAGAAGATGTGCCGAAAACAGCTTTTCGCACGAGATACGGGTACtttgaatttttggttatgccttttggtttgaccaatgctctTGCTGTGtttatggacttgatgaatcgagtatttcgtAAATATCTCGATCGTTTTGTGATTGTATTCATCGTTTATTCCAAGTCCGAGGAAGAGCATGCCAAACACTTGAGAATAGTTCTTCTAATCCTTCAAAAAAAGCAGTTGTACGTCAAGCTatccaagtgtgagttttggttagataaagtggtatttctgggccatGTCATATCTCAACATGGTATTTCTGTCGATCCAAGTAAATTGGAAGCAGTTCTGAACTGGGCACGACCGACCAATGTGTCAGAGATTCGTAGTTTCATGagtttagctggttattaccggaGATTTATCGAAAATTTCTCAAAAATTGCTAGACCTGTCACTCAACTGACTCAGAAAaatcagagattcatttggtcTGATGAATGTGAGTCAAGTTTTGtcgagttgaagaagagattgacttcTGCACCAGTTCTTACCATTCCAAGTAGTTCTGGAGGATTTGTAGTTTGCACTGATGCATCTAATCGAGGTCTaggttgtgttctgatgcagcatggCAGAGTTGTGGCCTATggttctcgtcagttgaaaccCATGAGTCTAAGTATCCTGTTCATGACTTGGAATTGGCTGCTATTGTTTTTGCTctcaagatttggagacattatttgtttggGGAGCAATTTgtaatttattctgatcacaaaagcttgaagtatctgttctcttAGTCAGATCTGAATATGATACAGAGACGTTGGATGGATCttttgaaagattatgattgtgagatcaagtatcatccgaGAAAAGTGAATGTCATtgccgatgctttgagtcgtaaggttGTTGATGTTAATTTATCCTCGATGCATGTTTCTAAGTTACGAGTGGGTATTTGTACTTCTGGGTTGGATTTTCAAATCCAAGGTAATGTTGTTTGTGTATCTCAGATTTCTGTTGAGCCAgagttgattcagattgtaaAGTCAGCTCAGAAAACTGATGATCGAGTTCTGAAATCTTATGAGTTAGTTTCTCAAGGACACCAATCTGGTTTCTCAATTCATTCAAATGATTCTCTTCGGTTGAATGGTAGATTGGTTGTCCCAGATATTCCTGAATTACGTACAGCAAACCTTAAAGAAGCTCATTGTACTCGATATAGTATCCACACAGGAGGGAGGAAAATGTATCATATTCTACGGCCTCAGTTTTGGTGGAAGAATATGAAAAAAGATGTGGCTGAGTTTGTGTTTCGTTGTATGATTTGTCAGCAAGTCAAAGAGGAATGAATGAGACCGAGAGGATTATTGCATAGTCTTGAGGTTCCTCAGTGGAACTGGGAGCACGTGGCTATGGATTTTGTCACGCATTTGCCACGTACTTCTCGTCATTttgatgccatttgggtgactGTCGATAGGTTATCTAAATCGGCACACTTTATTCCGTATGAGAGGACGTATTCGTACAAGAAAATGGCTCGTCTGTATATTGAAAATGTTGTGAGACTTCATGGAGTTCCAGTTGCAATAGTCtcagatcgtgaccctagattcacATCAAAGTTTTGGACTAGTTTTCAAAAAGAAATGGGTACACGACTTGCGATGAGTACTgcataccatcctcagacagatggtcagacaGAGCGTACGATCCAGACACTCGAGGATCTGCTTCGAGCTGTAGTCATGGATTTAAAGACAGTTGGCAGGAAGCTTTACCATTGGTATAATTTtcatataacaacagtttccaggtgactattggtatggctcctttTGAAGCTTTGTACGACAGACGGTGTCGATCACCTCTTTGTTGGGATGAATTTGGCGAGAAGCAgttgactggacctgacatTGTTCAGGAAATGCATGATAAAGTCCAGTTGATTCATCAGAGAATGAAAGCTGCCAAAGATCGTCAAGCTAGTTATGCTAACAGATGTCTTCGACCTCTAGAATTTCAAGTTGGAGATTTTGTATTTCTGAGAATCTCTCCGTTTAGAGGTGTTGTTCGTTTTGGTATGAGAGGTAAGTTGTCACCTCGTTTCGTTGGCCCCTACGAGATTGTTGAGCGTATTGGGACTTGCGCTTATCGTTCGGATTTGCACAGTCATTGTCTGGCATCTACGATGTTttccatgtttctatgttgcgtaagtatgaGCCCGATCCGTGTCTCATGTGATTCagcctgatgaggttgaacttgatccgTCTCTATCGTATACTGAGTATCCTGTTAGTATCTTGGATCGTAAAGATAAAGTTTTACGCAATAAAGTTATACCACTTGTACGTGTTCAGTGGTCAAGGCATGGGGTAGAAGAATCAACATGAGAAACAGAACAGAAGATGAGAGGATCTTATCCATATCTGTTTGATTCTTAGTAATGTATTGTTGGTTTCGTATCGTGTGTAAGATATATGTGTATAAACagaaatttcgaggacaaaatttgtTTTAAGGGGTGGAGAAGTGTAAGGCCCTGTAATTAATTATCCGATAATTTTggcataattagaataattattgaattgtaaattaaaataattaattatgccaaataaattcaaggagtgtgttaaaaatatgtattttagaatatcagagaatttaacgatataaaatacatatagagtttaaataacaCACGAGAGCAAAATAAATACAGACCGGGATAAATGGGCTTGAGTTACTATTTTATGTAACCaaatatacaatatataaatatacatatacatacacaaaTATCTCATGGAAAAGAGATAAGAAGTGAGAGAAAGAAGAAAACCCATTTCCCTCAACCCCATTCCCGCAACCCTTGGAGCAGCTGCGGGAAAGTTGCGAAATCTCCTTCGTCCGACATCCAAATCTCGATAGGTCTAAAGGGATGTCTTCTTAACATCCTAAGCTTCGATTCAAGTCAGAAATCGCAAAGTTTGAGCAAGGATTCGGGTAGATCGAAGCTGCTCTTCCAGTACTCTGTTTCTGCGCGAATTCTTACGGTTTTGGGATGAGAGTTTTGGTGTTGCTGTGATTTTTACAGCTTAAATTTGTAGAAATGACTTATAAAGAACTTGTAGCTCTGTTTGTTAGCTTTCTATAGCCGCTGGAATCATTGAATTTGGATAAGAAAcggaattgatatgatttttctacCAAATTGTGtcaaatcaaattctgaaatgGTGCTGTGCAGGACACCTACTGTAATTCGAGTTTTTGTCAATTATGCGCTCGGATTCTAGACTTGTAATTGAAAAAGAAGTTGTAGAGCTATGTTTTGTCTTCGTAATTATATAAAATTCGTTAAATTCCATTAATAATTGAGCAAGTTATGCTTGTTTTTCTGGAACTGCTCAGTGTGTGAGATTCTGTCCGCGAATTCATAAGTAGCAGtgtattcttgaaaattctgAGAATAATCTACTGAGATTCTGAAGATGGTTTCAACTGGAAAAACTTAGATAATTGAGTCATCTTTCATTTCCAATTGGCAGATATTGATTTGAGTTAAAATTGAGTGAGATACAAATTTTATGCTCTTTTGTGCCAAATTGGATATTGGTATGGAATGTAGTTTTCATGATCGACTTATTGTTGCTTTGTTTAGGCCGAGGGTCTTGAAGTGAAGTTGTTATTGGATTGTGAAGTTGGTATAGGTATGTTACAGATCGGTAACATACGAcggtaaaacataaattatgtttaattgtcATTCTGTGTTACATGATTTTGTTTATGATTTGCTGACTGTTGTAATATGTTAAATGCCTTAGTTGTGATATATGTTTATTATTGTGACATATCATTGGCATTTAGCATAGGGCATACTTTTGTGACATTCATGTTGAGCCCTATCATTCTTGTTAGCCGTTGTAGATATGCATTGTTATCTGGCACTGTTGTTTATCTCGGAATCATAGTGTGGCTGATAGGCCTATACACATTAGACCGTAGATACGATTGAACAATCCCATGGTTAGTGCAGCCTTTTGAGGTGAGCGCTGGGATTGTGTCATCTAGTTCGTTCTGTTGTGCCATCATGTTATAGCGTATCAGCTGTATGGAGGCCGAGTCAGGGGTGTTATTCAGCACAACTTGGCATACCTCGCATACTTGGCAGGGAGGTTTAGCTGCATGATGATGTATCTCCCCTGTGTtgttgctcgagcattattCCAGTTTTTATCGTACCGTTTGTTGGCTCCTGTATCTCGGTTATTCATTGAGCctttcatgcattgcatattcCAGAATCCTAACCTCAGTTGTTTACTGGGGGGCTGATGTGGTTGCTTTTGGGCACCATGGTAGATCTCTCGAGTCGTTTTGCAAAATCAGGCCGGGGTTCCGCCAGTGGAGCTCGGGATTGAGGTTGGATTGCTTGGTCTGTTCAGTGGAGTTTCTCAGTTAGTCTATATATATGTCTTGAGTTTGTTTCagtcttgtattgtattttatcaGCCGGGGAGATGCCCTGTGTATCTGTAGTAATATTTGGTTGTTCTTGTTATGTTCTGAGTCGACTCTGTGATATTCTTTATCTGGTGAGTAATTGGTAAGTTTTAAATTCtgtttagtcctggccagtgtGGCTATAGGTTGTTGACTCTAGTtggagtatattttgatataaaatgcTGCTTGAGTTCTcgggatgtcctatttacggggaggtcatgccgaaatttttctaggccctgaggtttgttttaaagtattttaaacatttttccGCTGCAGTTTTAAATCAAACTATTATTGTTTGATCATTAATTGTCGTTAGAGTAAATGGGCCTCACAGCTGActtacacatctttattttgctgaaggttactttgtccagcgttttgtacagaatgtctttagccacattatcaagatttgcttttcttttatcttcagttgtccattcatctctgggcttttctattctttgtggtgctccttctgttatggcaactgctgtatttgtttttagaatcttcatgggtccatcagttatgacataccacatgtcatcatcttgtgcagctaaatgagcctgcattctgattttccaatcatcaaaatcttctctggagaacataggaattttgttgaatgaagtcatgctagcaagtttatagatcaaaagtattcaagaacaagattcaaccgctctgataccacttgataggatcgattaacgtatcaagaatGTTTAGAagagggggggttgaataaacactcacaattaaaactgatcttttcgaattttgagttcagtttggtgacaaactgattctcggaatcttgttggtcaatgacaatcagttaaactaaagtagttgcggaaaataactgactgaaagatagaatacgaaactgaaataaaatacgcaAGAATTGTTTcgggatgttcggagatttcaattactcctacgtcaccccttttatctcaaggataggatttccactaaaagactttgatcgaatacaagatttttactgacccacttcagtttggaattaacactgccaaaaactgaaactcttagtatttcaaaatgttctcagtgcgtaactgatcttagcactattgaATTTTAACTATTATCACAGTGTGCTaatgagctcaaattgtagccttcactgctacgaataaaccaagtaagagtgagctaagattttggcagAGTGACAGCTAGCTTTGAATAGAGTGATCTCTTCTTTTTTattcagctgttcttctgtcatatttataagcttcccttccaacaataacttgatatatatttgaatatttgtatctgttgattgccacttcattattgGGCATTCTttacttcatttattgtaatgcggcgtcttaattgctttagccgaaatgcgttgttctaagctgtattgattgaggtgcggcgtttcatattcagttgTAGTCTACTATGTCTTTTTGTCgattgaatgttctttcccgagacatgttcaGTTGAAGGATGCTTAGCGCAAAAGCATACggctgaatatatcaactgatcagttttcatTAGATCAGCTGATTTCCGTTGTTAAGTCCAGTTTGCTGAATATACTTGCGcgtatcagttgattcatattttgtcaaacggCGGAACTTAGTTTCCAACAGAAAATTAtcctttacagtgtacatctcaaatgtatcctcacacaaggaattgtgctctcaactagcagatttcttcatgctaactgcccatgctttgaatcctcttcaaaaactcttgtttgatcttctagatgttgtatttataggtcCCAACAATGATAAATATGTTAGACACAataatatgaccgtttggaaagtttctatactatttcttaaattttcaacggtcaaattcgcttTGCTGGACTTTTTCTGGGCTTAaactggtcaactggtcaattCAGCTGGTCGTTTAGTTCAACTGGccgttcagttcagttggtcatcAGCTGGtttagttcagttggtcagctactggttcagttcagttcagttgttcAACTggtagttcagttcagtttcagctggtgtgctgaaatgagcctagctgatttcagtttgtacagaaccagtagcttcattgTCATTTATTAGCAtattaagcttcgattcagactttgcactacaagaaaattgGCTTTCAACAACACacttacgacaacggtttttcactaAAACCATTGTATTtactttttaacaacggttttagtgaaaaccgttgtcgtagggcgttttttaagcaaaagacaacggttttctaaaatCGTTGTCccgttgtctattagcatgATTTTTTGGACAaatgacaacggttttctaaaatCGTTGTTGATTAAAGTGTTTTTTAAAcaaacaacaacggttttaagaagcgtcgctatatttagctgTCGCTAAGCAAAtttatattagcgac is part of the Primulina eburnea isolate SZY01 chromosome 1, ASM2296580v1, whole genome shotgun sequence genome and encodes:
- the LOC140805170 gene encoding uncharacterized mitochondrial protein AtMg00860-like yields the protein MPFGLTNALAVFMDLMNRVFRKYLDRFVIVFIVYSKSEEEHAKHLRIVLLILQKKQLYVKLSKCEFWLDKVVFLGHVISQHGISVDPSKLEAVLNWARPTNVSEIRSFMSLAGYYRRFIENFSKIARPVTQLTQKNQRFIWSDECESSFVELKKRLTSAPVLTIPSSSGGFVVCTDASNRGLGCVLMQHGRVVAYGSRQLKPMSLSILFMTWNWLLLFLLSRFGDIICLGSNL